CTACTTTTTTTAAGTTATAATTAAACTAGATAAATTGAAAATCAGATTTAAAAATAAATTAACTTTTTTTATAAAAATTGAATCATTAACATATAAAAATAATTTAAAAAAAAGAGTTATTGGTTTAAATAAAAATTTAATGCTTAAAAAGCATTAAATTTAATTAATGCTGTGGATACCTATTCAGTGACTTTTATAGCTTTCATTGGGCAGGAACTGGTGCAGAATGCACATCCAATACATAACTGGTCATCTACTAATATTGTCCAGTCATCAGAGATAGATATGGCCTTTACAGGGCATAAAGAAACGCATGCACCGCAGTCCACGCATTTTTCTTCCTCTTTTTTCACCACTTTTTTAATAGGATCTACACTAATTCCCTGGCTTTCCATGTATTCAATACTCTCTGTAACTTGATTTCCTGATATTTCAACCAGCAGTTTACCTCCCTTAGGAGTTATATTTGCCCTTAAAATATTGAAATCTATATCATAGGATTTTATTGTGTCTGAAATTATTGAGTTATTGGTTATGTCCGGTGAAAATTTTAGCCAGGCCTTCATTTGCACACCTCGTCGTTATTTTTTTCCTTTCCAATTAATCTTGAGATATCTTCTGCAGTGATCATTCCCTTAACTTTGTTATCTTTATCAACAATTGGGAGCCCTGAAATCTCATGTTTGTCTATTCTTCTTGCTACTAAATCCACAGGTTCATCTTCACGTGCTATTATGACTCTTCTTGTCATGACATCCATCAATTTGGTTTTACCTTTTGCAATAGCATTTGCTATGTCCCATGAAGTCACGATCCCCCTGAGCTTGCCATTTTCATCTACAACTGGTAAGTGATTTATGTTGTTATCAACGAGCTTCTTAGCAACGTCGCTTATCCCCTCTGTTGGATATGCCCTTATTACAGGTTTACTTTCTAAATTCTTTACAAGAGTGGCAGGCTTTGTAATTTCAAGTGGGTTTACAGTGTACCCTTCAGATGGTAACTTTATAATAGGTTCTGTAAGGAAGAAGTTGCCTTTAGTTATCCATGCTTTAAGCTCATTTGCAATTTCTTCAGCTTTTTTATAGGATGATAATGGCGATGCGTTAACTTCCACGCCGTTAATTTCAATTTTACCTGTTTTAAGCTCTTTATAATTTGTTTCTTTTATAACTGGACGGCTGCGCCTTGGAACTCCATAGTCTACAACTTGGCAGACAATATCTTCATCGCTTATAGCTGTTCTTCTAGCTATGTCCTCGTTTAAAACAGGAATAGGAATTCCAGCACCAACATATAATGTAGGGCCGTATTTCTGCATGGTCGCTCCCCTGACGAAATCACTGCTCATCTTTTTCATATCTCCCATGAGCATTAATGTCCCAGAACCGCTGATAGGAACTCCATTTCGACGTTCAGCATCAGTAGAGTGCTGTGTTCCTTCACTGATTATGTATCCTTCTCCTCCACACAGGAATATTCGAGTTCCCATGCCTATAGTTTCAAAATAAGGATCATTAAGGAGAGGACTCAGCTGCCCTGCGCTGGAATAGCTTGCATTCCCAAAATAAGGTAGGAGTGTTCCCATGTAAGTGTATAAGGTTTCTTCAGTTGAATTTGTAGCAACGGCATAATTTTGATAGCAGTTTCTTGGATTTACCATCACTGCCTGGTTTAATTTATCGAGGGTAATGGTGGTTTCTATCTCCTTCCGAGGATAACAGTCAGTGCCATAAGCTTCTACGGCAAGATCTATTTCTTTGCCTCTGATTAAATCTTCAATTAAATGAGAACCACCATAATCCATCCCTATTTGCGGATTTCTATTTAATTGGGTGGCCCCTATATATGCATCAACAGCAGCAAGCCCTGAATAGGCTTCAACATTATTTAAATATGTTTTATTCATTTTAATAGGAGGATCAGAATGACCGAAATTTAAAAATGCTCCTGAAGAACACATAGCACCGAATGTACCTGTTGTAACAACATCTATTTCTTCTGCAGCTGATTTTGCACCGTTTTGTTCAACAAAGGTTGTCATCTCTGCAGCAGTTAAGACAACAGCGTCACCAGTTTCGATTTTTTGGTTAATCTCTTTGATTGTCTTCATTTCACCACGTCTAATATTATTATAATGATTTTTATAAAAGCAATAGATTTTGCATCTATTTTTTATTTTACTTTAGTCAGCTTCGGTTTTAGAAACGTTGTAATGTACATTTCGCCTCCACATGCAAGTAAATAAAGTTTAATTAACATAACTGAATTTTTCGTCCCCTAAAATAAAGAGCTTTAGATCAAAAACTTGTCAATTATATTACCTTATCATAATTGCATTTTTTCTAAGATATATTTAACTCAAATAGTGGTCTCAAGAAACATCACTCATTTTAAATAATGAAATGTGAATTTTATTTCGTGGGTAGGGTTATTAAATTCAACAACCAGCTTAAACATAATTAATATAAAGGCCTTATTACATAATATAAATAGCTCTATCTTTTAAAAAAAATCGCTGCAAGTGATTATTAATTGATGGGGACATTATACTTCTTAATTGTCATATTTTATGGCTAAAATAACATTTATATTGATATCAATACTTTAAGTAGATTTATTTTGAATAAAAAGAGAAAAATAACAATTAAAGGGAGATATAAATGACAAATCAACTAGATCTCGATTTATTTGGGGGAATACTCAATAAAATAGAAAATAAAGTGGATTATGCTGACATAAGAGTCAGTGATAGTCAAAATACAGCTATCACTATGAAGGATGGTAAAGTTCAGGAGATAAGATCCGGGTCTGATTTTGGAACTGTTATCAGGGTTTTGAAAAATGGGGCATGGGGTTCGGCATTTACAACCGAGCTTTCAAGGATGGATGAAGTCGTAGAAACTGCCCTTAAACTGGTAAAATCATTAAAAAGTGACGTGGAACTTGCAGATGTTGAGGCAAAAGTTGACAGTGTAAAATCAAAGGCAAAAATAAAA
This genomic window from Methanobacterium veterum contains:
- a CDS encoding 4Fe-4S dicluster-binding protein, with the translated sequence MKAWLKFSPDITNNSIISDTIKSYDIDFNILRANITPKGGKLLVEISGNQVTESIEYMESQGISVDPIKKVVKKEEEKCVDCGACVSLCPVKAISISDDWTILVDDQLCIGCAFCTSSCPMKAIKVTE
- a CDS encoding homocysteine biosynthesis protein, which codes for MKTIKEINQKIETGDAVVLTAAEMTTFVEQNGAKSAAEEIDVVTTGTFGAMCSSGAFLNFGHSDPPIKMNKTYLNNVEAYSGLAAVDAYIGATQLNRNPQIGMDYGGSHLIEDLIRGKEIDLAVEAYGTDCYPRKEIETTITLDKLNQAVMVNPRNCYQNYAVATNSTEETLYTYMGTLLPYFGNASYSSAGQLSPLLNDPYFETIGMGTRIFLCGGEGYIISEGTQHSTDAERRNGVPISGSGTLMLMGDMKKMSSDFVRGATMQKYGPTLYVGAGIPIPVLNEDIARRTAISDEDIVCQVVDYGVPRRSRPVIKETNYKELKTGKIEINGVEVNASPLSSYKKAEEIANELKAWITKGNFFLTEPIIKLPSEGYTVNPLEITKPATLVKNLESKPVIRAYPTEGISDVAKKLVDNNINHLPVVDENGKLRGIVTSWDIANAIAKGKTKLMDVMTRRVIIAREDEPVDLVARRIDKHEISGLPIVDKDNKVKGMITAEDISRLIGKEKNNDEVCK